In a genomic window of Diorhabda carinulata isolate Delta chromosome 8, icDioCari1.1, whole genome shotgun sequence:
- the LOC130897028 gene encoding acylpyruvase FAHD1, mitochondrial isoform X1 yields MANLSSFKEQGRKIIGVGIPNYLSLIKVLKIDPPKTLDVFMKPSTSYITEGPIVIPKGFLVNQEIELGVVIGKKAKKVCEQEAMDYIGGYCAGLDMTAVNKITEARSKGGPWTIAKGFDTATPVSKFIPKTSVPDPYKLQLWCSVNGKLRQDACTSDLLFNLAHIISFISSYITLEPNDMILTGAPPNFGPVKDKDVITGGIRDLVDIKFEVIEDK; encoded by the exons ATGGCAAATTTAAGTTCATTTAAAGAACAAGGTAGAAAAATTATTGGTGTGGGCATTCCAAATTATCT atCCCTTatcaaagttttgaaaatagatCCTCCAAAAACTTTAGATGTGTTCATGAAACCAAGCACAAGTTATATTACTGAAGGTCCAATTGTG ATTCCAAAAGGATTTTTAGTTAATCAAGAGATTGAACTAGGTGTAGTTATTGGAAAAAAAGCGAAGAAAGTTTGTGAACAAGAAGCAATGGACTATATTGGCGGTTACTGCGCAGGGCTGGATATGACAGCAGTTAACAAAATT aCTGAAGCGAGAAGTAAAGGAGGACCATGGACGATTGCGAAAGGTTTTGATACAGCAACCCCTGTGAgcaaatttattccaaaaactAGTGTCCCAGACCCGTACAAATTACAATTATGGTGTTCAGTGAATGGGAAATTACGTCAAGATGCTTGCACGTCTGATCTACTTTTCAATTTAGCGCATATTATTAGTTTCATAAGTAGTTACATCACTTTGGAACCAAACGATATGATTCTAACTGGAGCACCCCCCAATTTCGGACCAGTGAAAGATAAAGATGTCATAACTGGTGGTATTAGAGATTTAGttgatattaaatttgaagTAATCGAAGATAAATGA
- the LOC130897028 gene encoding acylpyruvase FAHD1, mitochondrial isoform X2, whose protein sequence is MSSLNLFATNGKKILGVTSNYKSLIKVLKIDPPKTLDVFMKPSTSYITEGPIVIPKGFLVNQEIELGVVIGKKAKKVCEQEAMDYIGGYCAGLDMTAVNKITEARSKGGPWTIAKGFDTATPVSKFIPKTSVPDPYKLQLWCSVNGKLRQDACTSDLLFNLAHIISFISSYITLEPNDMILTGAPPNFGPVKDKDVITGGIRDLVDIKFEVIEDK, encoded by the exons atgagtagtttgaatttatttgcAACAAATGGCAAGAAAATTCTTGGCGTTACATCAAATTACAA atCCCTTatcaaagttttgaaaatagatCCTCCAAAAACTTTAGATGTGTTCATGAAACCAAGCACAAGTTATATTACTGAAGGTCCAATTGTG ATTCCAAAAGGATTTTTAGTTAATCAAGAGATTGAACTAGGTGTAGTTATTGGAAAAAAAGCGAAGAAAGTTTGTGAACAAGAAGCAATGGACTATATTGGCGGTTACTGCGCAGGGCTGGATATGACAGCAGTTAACAAAATT aCTGAAGCGAGAAGTAAAGGAGGACCATGGACGATTGCGAAAGGTTTTGATACAGCAACCCCTGTGAgcaaatttattccaaaaactAGTGTCCCAGACCCGTACAAATTACAATTATGGTGTTCAGTGAATGGGAAATTACGTCAAGATGCTTGCACGTCTGATCTACTTTTCAATTTAGCGCATATTATTAGTTTCATAAGTAGTTACATCACTTTGGAACCAAACGATATGATTCTAACTGGAGCACCCCCCAATTTCGGACCAGTGAAAGATAAAGATGTCATAACTGGTGGTATTAGAGATTTAGttgatattaaatttgaagTAATCGAAGATAAATGA
- the LOC130897027 gene encoding phospholipid phosphatase 5, giving the protein MDKATTALHLIIESGFRVGFWIIFLWLDKLSPVVRHIDEDELWMYRYPSVDSYFPKRYLYMTMVCVPMIIYIGHWLLARKNRTTIPEIIQSVYGLTLAYCLNGIITCVLKLSVGRPRPNFYFRCFPEGYGTDIDNCDGEYHGQMDGRKSFPSAHASFIFTCMIYMILYINTRLDLKRPRFCKGIIISMMTTLFLFASVVAASRTADYHHHFSDVISGALIGSAIAYIVQGCYSSTDEILQENLLRIVKPDHE; this is encoded by the exons ATGGATAAGGCTACCACTGCACTTCATCTTATTATTGAAAGTGGATTTCGAGTCGgtttttggataatattttt ATGGTTAGATAAACTGAGTCCAGTGGTAAGACATATCGACGAAGATGAATTATGGATGTACCGTTATCCTTCTGTcgatagttattttcctaaaagatatttatatatgaCAATGGTGTGTGTCCCGATGATTATTTATATAGGGCATTGGTTATTGGCTCGAAAAAATCGTACAACAATTCCAGAAATAATACAGAGTGTTTACGGTTTAACTTTAGCTTATTGTTTGAATGGAATCATCACTTGTGTGTTGAAATTGAGCGTCGGCAGACCAAggcctaatttttattttagatgcTTTCCAGAAGG ttatGGCACCGATATAGACAATTGTGATGGTGAATATCACGGACAAATGGACGGAAGAAAAAGTTTTCCGAGTGCTCATGCTTCTTTCATTTTCACATGCATGATATAcatgattttatatataaatactcGTTTAGATTTGAAAAGACCACGATTTTGTAAAGGGATCATTATATCGATGATGACTACGCTGTTTTTGTTCGCTTCGGTAGTAGCGGCTAGTAGAACAGCTgattatcatcatcatttctcag atGTGATATCAGGAGCTCTAATTGGTTCCGCAATTGCATATATTGTCCAAGGTTGTTATTCTTCGACTGACGAAATTTTGCAAGAAAACCTATTAAGAATTGTTAAACCCGATCACGAATAA